The following proteins are co-located in the Carassius auratus strain Wakin unplaced genomic scaffold, ASM336829v1 scaf_tig00214714_1_2670353, whole genome shotgun sequence genome:
- the LOC113092713 gene encoding uncharacterized protein LOC113092713, which produces MDSTSTIGGFVSTLTEMGFSEDQIQAAIQAGFFSVPDAADWLLQGGSPRHKLFKQPSGPLETAFSAFNPPKDALCSNNNSQSDETGASLVLVPPSVNAPTAKEHPPLETRIKQDKSNFHEQQRQRVAQEARAEKTQKKQERELVLKRIAEDRRSQQEKTQSEATAETSPSSGQRLGGRVETSLDNHCILMIRLPSGESMRERFPADTPLSHVVEYIASRHPSLPAFSLLQGFPRKRFGDAELTCSLRCLGLTPNAALCIQTTPPVTPQDPPSPVSRLAVVGQAEAEPQEEPVEPPHEQPQVEDRALEELEIPPPLPHQLWEEAVGYAGIPGVEPPLSGPSHYWGRGHKLVRGEAENVEHVENEEQPEEVVLPPFNLNGLPQLPFFLENRGRVGLEPRHHWPEQGNRLREAEPDDPADPEEGRALRGAAGQAAVERLQQAAHHDEQSSSHGHPSPPKKAFKTPRVPPLCSMATRATVSLMTAPSMQYSSSLSCLTPELVELLLTHMARERLLRPRTLELFFGCPLQKFVLNCYPYTTNELLRQLRAFSSLKHLSFVNSPLITDAGLSVLSNLSKLQHLNLSSCNKLTDSCLQHIAGLRSLTFLALDQTKVSDAGLLMYLGSGSLALCQLSLNHTAITESTLRALPTCVPQLRTLSIKHTKVSDVSALAELRSLQTLHLDGTGVREDTLQCLATHPSLSALSLAGIPVADGDRTLEIISGLRLTQLTLPGRHTVTDSGLLFLSRQTLLLELDLTDYTQLSDHGITQLSSMSRLKKLSLSNTQVSDSGLQGLISLKELQELCLDRTAVTSRGVAALITHLPHLQVMGLASTQVGDTVIRRGLVHCPQLLKLNLSRTRITDQGLKFLCRMQLSQVNLDGTGVTLVGIANLISACPHLISVRASQTRAIPPDQQSDDDSDNDNGTDARRS; this is translated from the exons ATGGACTCCACATCG ACCATAGGAGGGTTCGTCAGCACTCTGACTGAGATGGGCTTCAGTGAGGATCAGATACAGGCGGCGATACAGGCAGGATTCTTCTCTGTACCAGACGCAGCTGATTG GCTTTTGCAGGGTGGGAGTCCACGGCATAAGCTATTCAAGCAGCCTTCAGGTCCTTTAGAGACGGCATTTTCTGCATTTAACCCTCCCAAAGATGCTCTCTGCTCCAACAACAACTCACAGTCTGATGAAACAG GTGCTTCATTGGTCTTGGTACCACCTTCTGTGAACGCTCCCACAGCAAAAGAGCATCCACCCCTGGAAACACGGATCAAGCAGGATAAGAGTAATTTCCACGAGCAGCAGAGGCAGCGAGTGGCCCAAGAGGCACGGGCAGAAAAGACACAGAAGAAGCAG GAGCGTGAGTTGGTATTGAAGAGGATAGCAGAGGACCGGCGTAGTCAGCAGGAGAAAACCCAAAGCGAAGCCACGGCCGAGACCTCTCCATCAAGTGGACAGAGACTGGGTGGACGTGTGGAGACCAGCTTGGACAACCACTGCATCCTTATG ATTCGTCTTCCCTCTGGGGAATCAATGCGTGAGCGTTTTCCTGCGGACACTCCCTTAAGTCACGTCGTCGAATACATTGCCAGCCGCCACCCTTCACTACCCGCTTTTTCCCTCCTGCAAGGGTTTCCTCGAAAGCGCTTTGGGGACGCTGAGCTAACCTGCTCCCTCCGGTGTCTGGGACTGACTCCCAATGCTGCACTTTGCATACAGACCACACCCCCTGTAACGCCTCAGGACCCGCCTAGTCCAGTGTCCCGATTGGCTGTTGTAGGGCAGGCAGAGGCGGAGCCACAGGAAGAGCCGGTAGAGCCACCGCATGAGCAACCCCAGGTGGAGGACAGAGCTTTAGAGGAACTTGAGATACCTCCTCCTCTGCCCCATCAGCTGTGGGAGGAAGCAgtggggtatgctgggattcctgGGGTCGAACCTCCGCTGTCAGGACCCTCTCACTACTGGG GACGAGGCCATAAACTGGTGCGAGGTGAAGCAGAAAATGTGGAACATGTGGAAAATGAGGAGCAACCAGAAGAAGTAGTTCTACCTCCATTTAATCTCAATG GACTGCCACAGTTGCCCTTCTTCCTGGAGAACAGGGGAAGAGTAGGACTGGAGCCGAGACATCACTGGCCGGAGCAGGGCAACAGACTCCG GGAGGCGGAGCCTGATGACCCAGCAGACCCTGAGGAAGGCCGTGCGTTGCGTGGAGCTGCGGGTCAAGCAGCAGTAGAGCGTTTACAACAAGCCGCCCATCACGACGAGCAGTCGTCATCACACGGGCATCCCTCACCCCCCAAAAAAGCCTTCAAGACCCCCCGCGTGCCCCCTCTCTGTTCGATGGCCACCAGGGCCACCGTTTCCCTCATGACAG CTCCCAGCATGCAGTACAGCAGCAGCCTGTCCTGTTTGACTCCCGAGCTGGTCGAACTCTTGTTGACTCATATGGCACGTGAACGTCTCCTCCGACCGCGTACGCTGGAGCTGTTCTTTGGCTGCCCACTGCAAAAGTTCGTCCTAAACTGCTATCCTTATACCACCAATGAGCTGCTGCGGCAACTGAGAGCGTTTTCCTCCCTTAAACATCTCAGCTTTGTCAACTCTCCACTCATCACAG ACGCTGGTCTTTCGGTTTTGTCCAACCTCTCCAAACTTCAGCATCTCAACCTGTCGTCTTGTAACAAACTAACAGACAGCTGTTTGCAGCACATCGCAG gTCTCCGCAGCCTGACGTTCCTGGCTCTGGACCAGACCAAAGTAAGCGATGCAGGTCTGCTGATGTATCTGGGGTCAGGTTCTCTAGCGCTGTGTCAGCTCAGCCTCAATCACACGGCCATCACTGAGAGCACACTGAGAGCGCTGCCCACATGTGTACCACAGCTACGAACACTCAGTATTAAACACACCAAG GTGAGTGACGTGTCTGCACTCGCAGAGCTCCGAAGCCTGCAGACGCTTCACCTGGACGGCACAGGTGTACGAGAAGATACTCTCCAGTGCCTAGCAACCCACCCCAGCCTATCAGCTCTCAGCCTGGCCGGCATACCAGTCGCGGATGGAGACCGCACGCTGGAGATCATTTCAG GCCTCAGGCTTACCCAGCTCACCCTGCCTGGCAGGCACACTGTGACGGACAGTGGACTTCTGTTTCTCTCCAGACAGACTTTGCTTTTAGAGCTCGACCTGACTGACTACACTCAGCTCAGCGACCACGGCATTACACAGCTTTCCAGCATGAGCAG GTTGAAGAAGCTGTCTCTTAGCAACACTCAGGTGAGTGACAGCGGGCTGCAGGGACTGATCAGTCTAAAAGAGCTCCAGGAGCTGTGTCTTGACCGTACAGCCGTCACCAGCAGGGGCGTTGCAGCCTTGATCACACACCTACCACATCTGCAG gtgATGGGTTTGGCCAGTACACAGGTGGGCGACACGGTGATCAGACGAGGTCTGGTTCACTGTCCTCAGCTGCTGAAACTCAATCTCAGCAGAACCAGAATCACAGATCAGG GTCTGAAGTTCCTGTGCCGTATGCAGCTGAGTCAAGTGAACCTGGATGGCACAGGTGTAACTCTTGTTGGCATTGCCAACCTGATCTCCGCCTGCCCTCATCTGATCAGCGTACGAGCCAGCCAAACCCGCGCCATTCCTCCAGACCAACAGTCTGACGACGACAGCGATAACGATAATGGCACCGATGCCAGACGGTCCTAG